A genomic region of Dreissena polymorpha isolate Duluth1 chromosome 4, UMN_Dpol_1.0, whole genome shotgun sequence contains the following coding sequences:
- the LOC127879250 gene encoding FMRFamide receptor-like, protein MDNVSNITNTTMNNSNNSNDLSLSNIKFFIDGVLSIIVIIFGLIGNTLTVIVLRNKVMHSSTNTFLTGLAIWDMVVLLGSLLLITLPELSQSFNNNVHPYVVVFVYPVCLIAQTSTIWITVSFTVERYIAVGYPLKAASMCTVTHARIAVIVVSVAALLYNFVRWFEYQVDSTENLKAIKTTLSNNSQYNTVYFLYTYTIVMLVIPLGLLAVLNTFLVLAVRRSRVQQKTMHVRQARENNVTLMLISVVVVFMICQIPALVYNIIYAIHNRKLDTFQIEILSSTRNFLVTFNSAINFILYCAFGQKFRCVFIRTFCWCIPRDVGINQSMSTPGIHIMTKLDNKKFKSMLHKGSCTEMSHTQQTHLSRYSPYSSRTPSPRHSPLPSARMHPDGSHNELHPNMEYTCKSHLLSRKSSDRSISPQN, encoded by the coding sequence ATGGACAACGTCAGCAATATCACCAACACTACCatgaacaacagcaacaatagCAATGACCTATCGCTGTCCAACATAAAGTTCTTTATTGATGGTGTACTTTCAATTATTGTGATAATTTTTGGATTAATTGGAAACACGTTAACTGTGATTGTACTTAGAAACAAAGTGATGCATTCCTCAACAAACACTTTTCTGACCGGCCTGGCTATCTGGGACATGGTTGTGCTATTGGGATCATTGCTTTTGATCACTTTGCCGGAACTCTCGCAGTCTTTCAATAATAATGTGCATCCATACGTCGTGGTGTTTGTATACCCAGTCTGCCTGATTGCCCAGACAAGCACCATATGGATAACCGTGTCATTCACGGTAGAGCGGTATATCGCCGTGGGCTACCCACTTAAGGCTGCAAGTATGTGTACCGTCACTCACGCTAGGATCGCTGTAATAGTAGTGTCTGTAGCAGCTCTCCTCTACAACTTTGTACGGTGGTTTGAATACCAGGTTGACAGCACAGagaatttaaaagcaattaagaCAACTCTTTCAAACAATTCCCAGTACAACACAGTGTACTTTCTGTACACGTATACAATTGTGATGCTAGTAATACCACTTGGCTTGCTAGCTGTCCTCAACACCTTCCTTGTACTTGCCGTCAGACGATCAAGAGTGCAGCAAAAAACAATGCATGTACGACAGGCCCGTGAAAACAATGTGACACTCATGCTGATTAGCGTTGTTGTGGTGTTTATGATCTGCCAAATTCCAGCTCTTGTGTATAATATCATATACGCAATACACAATCGTAAACTGGACACTTTCCAAATAGAGATCCTGTCGTCAACAAGGAACTTTCTTGTGACATTCAACAGTGCAATAAACTTCATTCTTTACTGTGCCTTTGGACAGAAATTCCGGTGCGTTTTCATCCGCACATTCTGTTGGTGTATTCCACGAGACGTTGGTATCAATCAGTCCATGTCCACTCCAGGGATCCACATCATGACAAAACTTGACAACAAGAAATTTAAGTCCATGCTTCATAAAGGTTCCTGCACAGAAATGTCGCACACGCAGCAGACCCATCTCTCCCGTTACTCCCCGTACAGCTCTCGGACACCGTCTCCTAGGCACTCGCCACTGCCGTCGGCACGCATGCATCCAGACGGTTCCCATAACGAACTGCATCCAAACATGGAGTACACGTGTAAAAGCCATCTATTGTCTCGCAAGAGCTCAGACAGAAGTATCTCGCCTCAAAACTAG